From Corvus cornix cornix isolate S_Up_H32 chromosome 1A, ASM73873v5, whole genome shotgun sequence, a single genomic window includes:
- the LOC104692279 gene encoding solute carrier organic anion transporter family member 1C1 isoform X8: MSAGTFLIAMPQFFMGRYRYERFPSTINSTAIISPCLQDKNQTPLSALEKSQAKINSGCEKEAGSSMWIYVLLGNLLRGIGETPIQPLGITYIDDYAVEENAALYIGCVQTVAIIGPIFGFLLGSLCAKLYVDIGFVDLDSITISPKDMQWVGAWWLGYLIAGVISVLAGIPFWFLPKHLPKPESRKDSSTSSEQSKFIIEENKDQHAPYQQQAKLAEMAKDFLPSLKNLFGNPVYSLYLCASIIQFNSLIGMVTYKPKYIEQQYGQTSSKTNFVIGLINIPAVAFGIFSGGLIMKKFRIGVLGTAKLSLGSSFFGYLLLLSLFAMGCENSDVAGLTVSYHGTKPMTDYEQALFSECNSGCSCSKNDWDPICGENGVTYVSACLAGCQASNGSGKNTVFFNCSCVGTFESSQSSSAVVGPCQKGNECPRMFLYFLVISVITSYTLSVGGTPGYILLLRCIKPHLKSFALGIYTLAIRVLAGIPAPVYFGVAIDTTCLKWGSKRCGGRGACRLYDSSALRYVYLGLTLVLGTVSIFFSVAVLWVLRKRSSPQDETLSANGERGTCRTKSRKDNFVHSDQLIQSTYWPEKETRL, encoded by the exons ATGTCAGCTGGAACATTCCTAATTGCAATGCCCCAGTTCTTCATGGGACG ATACCGATACGAAAGATTCCCTTCCACCATCAATTCGACTGCTATCATCTCTCCATGTCTGCAGGATAAAAACCAAACTCCACTCTCAGCCTTGGAAAAATctcaagcaaaaataaattcag GATGTGAAAAGGAAGCAGGCTCTTCCATGTGGATCTATGTTTTACTCGGAAATCTTTTGCGTGGAATAGGTGAAACCCCCATCCAGCCCCTGGGAATTACATACATCGATGATTATGCTGTTGAAGAGAATGCTGCCTTATACATTG GGTGTGTACAGACAGTGGCGATTATAGGGCCAATATTTGGCTTTCTGCTGGGATCCCTGTGTGCCAAACTTTATGTTGACATTGGCTTTGTAGATCTGG ACAGCATCACAATAAGTCCCAAGGACATGCAATGGGTGGGAGCGTGGTGGCTGGGATACCTGATAGCTGGGGTGATCAGCGTCCTGGCCGGCATCCCCTTCTGGTTCCTGCCCAAGCACCTCCCAAAACCTGAGAGCAGGAAGGACTCCAGCACCTCTTCCGAGCAGTCAAAGTTCATCattgaggaaaacaaagaccAACACGCACCCTATCAGCAACAAGCGAAGCTTGCCGAGATGGCAAAAG ACTTCTTGCCATCACTGAAGAATCTCTTTGGGAATCCAGTTTACAGTCTGTATTTGTGTGCAAGTATCATTCAGTTCAATTCTTTAATTGGCATGGTGACATATAAGCCAAAGTACATTGAACAACAGTACGGGCAGACATCTTCAAAAACTAACTTTGTTATAG GTCTTATTAATATTCCTGCTGTGGCCTTTGGCATATTCTCTGGAGGACTGATcatgaaaaaattcagaataggTGTTTTAGGGACTGCAAAACTTTCCTTGGGATCATCTTTCTTTGGTTACCTTTTGCTCCTCTCATTGTTTGCGATGGGCTGTGAGAACTCGGACGTGGCTGGACTGACTGTGTCGTACCACGG AACTAAACCAATGACTGATTACGAGCAAGCCCTGTTTTCAGAGTGCAACTCAGGCTGCTCATGTTCCAAGAACGACTGGGACCCCATCTGTGGGGAAAACGGAGTTACCTATGTTTCCGCCTGTCTCGCCGGCTGCCAGGCATCCAACGGCAGTGGGAAAAACACC GTATTTTTTAACTGCAGCTGCGTGGGAACCTTTGAATCTTCACAAAGCTCCTCAGCTGTGGTGGGACCATGTCAAAAAGGAAATGAGTGTCCCAGgatgtttctgtattttctagtaATATCAGTTATCACTTCATACACTTTGTCAGTAGGTGGCACACCCGGATACATACTGCTTCTAAG atgcATTAAGCCCCACTTGAAATCATTTGCACTTGGTATCTATACCCTGGCAATAAGAGTACTTG CGGGGATTCCAGCCCCAGTGTATTTCGGAGTAGCCATAGATACCACTTGCCTGAAATGGGGAAGCAAAAGATGTGGGGGAAGAGGAGCGTGCAGACTCTATGACTCCAGTGCACTCAG GTATGTGTACCTGGGGCTGACATTGGTGTTGGGCACGGTGtccattttcttcagtgttgctGTCCTTTGGGTTCTCCGGAAAAGGTCTTCTCCACAAGACGAGACCCTCTCAGCCAACGGGGAGAGAGGCACCTGTagaacaaagagcagaaaagataattttgtcCATAGTGACCAGTTAATTCAGTCAACTTACTGGCCAGAAAAGGAGACCAGACTTTAG
- the LOC104692279 gene encoding solute carrier organic anion transporter family member 1C1 isoform X6: MQVWVCISSRGSLPVKTSRHHLWGFLLPEAEDTVMEISSKENTHFFSNNTIFPVDRSSFKSESSASKEKQSCCGGIKIFLGALSFVYFAKALSGSYLKSTITQIERRFDIPSSLVGVIDGSFEIGNLLIIILVSYFGAKLHRPRIIGAGCLIMSAGTFLIAMPQFFMGRYRYERFPSTINSTAIISPCLQDKNQTPLSALEKSQAKINSGCEKEAGSSMWIYVLLGNLLRGIGETPIQPLGITYIDDYAVEENAALYIGCVQTVAIIGPIFGFLLGSLCAKLYVDIGFVDLDSITISPKDMQWVGAWWLGYLIAGVISVLAGIPFWFLPKHLPKPESRKDSSTSSEQSKFIIEENKDQHAPYQQQAKLAEMAKDFLPSLKNLFGNPVYSLYLCASIIQFNSLIGMVTYKPKYIEQQYGQTSSKTNFVIGLINIPAVAFGIFSGGLIMKKFRIGVLGTAKLSLGSSFFGYLLLLSLFAMGCENSDVAGLTVSYHGTKPMTDYEQALFSECNSGCSCSKNDWDPICGENGVTYVSACLAGCQASNGSGKNTVFFNCSCVGTFESSQSSSAVVGPCQKGNECPRMFLYFLVISVITSYTLSVGGTPGYILLLRCIKPHLKSFALGIYTLAIRVLAGIPAPVYFGVAIDTTCLKWGSKRCGGRGACRLYDSSALRSEDLQMKIAFFK; this comes from the exons AAGCAGAGGATACCGTCATGGAGAtttcatcaaaagaaaatactcaCTTTTTCTCAAACAACACAATCTTTCCTGTGGACCGCTCTTCATTCAAATCTGAATCATCCGCATCCAAGGAAAAACAGTCGTGTTGTGGAGGTATAAAG atatttCTTGGTGCATtgtcttttgtttattttgctaaaGCACTGTCAGGAAGTTATCTAAAAAGTACTATCACGCAAATAGAAAGAAGATTTGACATCCCTTCCTCTTTGGTTGGTGTTATTGATGGAAGTTTTGAAATTG GGAACCTCCTAATCATAATTCTTGTGAGCTACTTTGGAGCAAAGCTTCACAGGCCAAGAATAATTGGAGCAGGCTGCTTAATTATGTCAGCTGGAACATTCCTAATTGCAATGCCCCAGTTCTTCATGGGACG ATACCGATACGAAAGATTCCCTTCCACCATCAATTCGACTGCTATCATCTCTCCATGTCTGCAGGATAAAAACCAAACTCCACTCTCAGCCTTGGAAAAATctcaagcaaaaataaattcag GATGTGAAAAGGAAGCAGGCTCTTCCATGTGGATCTATGTTTTACTCGGAAATCTTTTGCGTGGAATAGGTGAAACCCCCATCCAGCCCCTGGGAATTACATACATCGATGATTATGCTGTTGAAGAGAATGCTGCCTTATACATTG GGTGTGTACAGACAGTGGCGATTATAGGGCCAATATTTGGCTTTCTGCTGGGATCCCTGTGTGCCAAACTTTATGTTGACATTGGCTTTGTAGATCTGG ACAGCATCACAATAAGTCCCAAGGACATGCAATGGGTGGGAGCGTGGTGGCTGGGATACCTGATAGCTGGGGTGATCAGCGTCCTGGCCGGCATCCCCTTCTGGTTCCTGCCCAAGCACCTCCCAAAACCTGAGAGCAGGAAGGACTCCAGCACCTCTTCCGAGCAGTCAAAGTTCATCattgaggaaaacaaagaccAACACGCACCCTATCAGCAACAAGCGAAGCTTGCCGAGATGGCAAAAG ACTTCTTGCCATCACTGAAGAATCTCTTTGGGAATCCAGTTTACAGTCTGTATTTGTGTGCAAGTATCATTCAGTTCAATTCTTTAATTGGCATGGTGACATATAAGCCAAAGTACATTGAACAACAGTACGGGCAGACATCTTCAAAAACTAACTTTGTTATAG GTCTTATTAATATTCCTGCTGTGGCCTTTGGCATATTCTCTGGAGGACTGATcatgaaaaaattcagaataggTGTTTTAGGGACTGCAAAACTTTCCTTGGGATCATCTTTCTTTGGTTACCTTTTGCTCCTCTCATTGTTTGCGATGGGCTGTGAGAACTCGGACGTGGCTGGACTGACTGTGTCGTACCACGG AACTAAACCAATGACTGATTACGAGCAAGCCCTGTTTTCAGAGTGCAACTCAGGCTGCTCATGTTCCAAGAACGACTGGGACCCCATCTGTGGGGAAAACGGAGTTACCTATGTTTCCGCCTGTCTCGCCGGCTGCCAGGCATCCAACGGCAGTGGGAAAAACACC GTATTTTTTAACTGCAGCTGCGTGGGAACCTTTGAATCTTCACAAAGCTCCTCAGCTGTGGTGGGACCATGTCAAAAAGGAAATGAGTGTCCCAGgatgtttctgtattttctagtaATATCAGTTATCACTTCATACACTTTGTCAGTAGGTGGCACACCCGGATACATACTGCTTCTAAG atgcATTAAGCCCCACTTGAAATCATTTGCACTTGGTATCTATACCCTGGCAATAAGAGTACTTG CGGGGATTCCAGCCCCAGTGTATTTCGGAGTAGCCATAGATACCACTTGCCTGAAATGGGGAAGCAAAAGATGTGGGGGAAGAGGAGCGTGCAGACTCTATGACTCCAGTGCACTCAG